DNA sequence from the Liolophura sinensis isolate JHLJ2023 chromosome 1, CUHK_Ljap_v2, whole genome shotgun sequence genome:
tACAAATAATGGATTAGACAGTACTTCTCCTGCAAAGAAGCCATACAAAtggtaatataaatgaaatgatcAACAGTAATTTAAACAGACAGCCTACCTTTTTCCTCATTTTCTCCAGGTAATGTTTATCATACACTTCCATGAAGCTGTCCAATGCAGGGGTTGTCACGCTCAATGGAACAGCCATATGGATGGCTTCTGCTAACTTCAGGCAGTTCCACTTACAGATCTCTGGCTGCTGGTCATATGCATATCTGCCACCATCATCTATGAGGAAAGACCAACAGTCACCACGATGAGAAAATCAAATGTGCTGCAGAAAAATGTGACCACATAACAACAGGATTACTGATCAATTATTTGCCTTTTGGCAGAATTTTGCTACTGGCCATGTCACACTGTATTTACTACTACAAAGATATCCtggtagatacatacatacttaccaGAGCCATTACAAATGTAGCCCGGATCATAGGCATCCATGAAGCCATAAGGCCCATAGTCTATAGTCACACCTACAGCACTCATGTTGTCCGTGTTCAGTACTCTGATATCAGAATATTAAAAACCGATGACTTAAGCTTGTAAAGATGTAGCAAAAAGCAATATCAAACACAACAGCTTATCATTAATTTATGGTACATTATCCTGAATTCTATCAAAAATATGACATAAGTTAGAGAACTAACCCACTTCAGAAATACAAAGATGTTACAATATTTAGAAGCTTTCATCTGCTAAGATAACACTTTAGCAAATGTGGTATATGATGTAACAATAAAGCAGAATTGTCATATTCAAtgaacaaactacatgtaaattaaagcAATTAAAGTTATTGTGAAGACAATATAATTTGTGGAGGTAATCTGACACATACCCGTGGCAGAATCCTACACACTGCCAGTCTGCCACCAGTCTGGCTGTTCGTTGTATTATCTCCTTAAAGAACTCCAAGTAAGCTGTTTGCTTGTCTGCTCCATGCACTTCCCATAtcttaaatgaaacatttctaTACATATAAAAGTAGCCACATAAATTCATCTTAGACATGCTATGCTTTGCACACAGCTCACCTAATATCTTAGAATATCTCTGTAACAtctaaatgttaaaatggcAAAAATCAGTTATTCATTATATAACATTGGCTGACGACAAGATCTTCATTTATAAAAGCAGATTTGACAGTGTGGTCAAACATAGTAAGATAAGTTTAGGATATGAATAAAACCATTCTGAGCTGGTTTGATGAAATGTCATTCACTAATTTTCAGTTAAATGTGTCATTAAAACTGTTGCcacacatttcatttatacgttGAGTTATTTCCCTTAAGGCAATATGTATTATTGCTGAGATTGtatatttccatttcttttaTCAGATTGTCAACTAGTCGACATCCTATTTTCCCAACAAAAATGTAGTGAGAAAAAAGCTAAAATTCAAGATGGACAATTGAAAACTATGCTCATAAGTGCTTTTACTATATGAGTCTATTTCTATGATAGTGCTTACCATATGTTACAGCTTAAAAATTGACTGACTTTTACAGTGAGCTGCAGACAAATAGTCTGTCCAGTTCCACAACTTAAAGGtggacaaaacataaaaatcacataaaGTTCAGATCAAAGAGTACAATAAGTTAGTTGAAAATATGGTCCTCAATATTTTTTTGCTATTTCtataaagagaaaatgacaGTTTAAAATAATTGTTGTATGGTTGGTATTCGGGACCTCctccaaaagtaaaacaaaatttttaaaaaagaatttctACACAAAAGATCATAAAAgcattaaaataattttcttttaaattctaCTCAGTTCTATACAGTATCAAATACACAACCTGAGGATAAAATGTCTTGACAGTGTAATCCAACATCTGGGTGAGAATATCTGACCTCCCAACACTTGGGCCTTTTCTACCTGTCACACCATCCATGGGCTTGAAGATTTCAAAGGAACCAAATCTGCTCAAAAATTGAACGACTGACAATGTATGAATTTcaacacatttcaaatttttaaatatcGACAGCAATGACATATATGATGATTCCGTTGAGCTGTAAGAAATATTTAGTCTTCAAAATTTCTAGACTCTGAACTATATATAATCTTTCAGTGGCATTTACAAATTGGTGGTATAACATTATACCAGTAATATCAGTTTACTTAGGCATCAGAACAACGCATACACTGAATTTATGTATGACCTATACGCTTAAATCCTGGATGTATTATTGTTACCTTAGAAATGTGGGAGCGATTCTCAAGACCAAGGTGCACTTTTCATTGATTGGATTCCCACTGTAAAAGATGTCCCGAACAACAGTACTCTctgatgtaacacatgtgccAGCACGAGTGGTTGGAATACCAAGAAAGTGCATTGCCTGCAAATATTAACATAGACCACATGGGAGCAAGATGTCATTTCTTGTCAAACATACCACAGCTGTGGGAATGAAGGAAAACAGCAGAGTGACTTAGATATAGTAAGTAAACATCTGACcaataaatatcattaattTTATCCCTGATGAATTGATTAAATCTTTATCTCAATGTGGTTTTATATGTGTATAGCGCACCGTCCAAGTCCCGCAGACATCAGAAAagcactaccctaattcttctaatttttgggactcCCGGTGTTCTATTTTAAGCCAATATACAGGcaactgtagcaggaatatttagtttcttttctttttttcacatggttagtacaTCTTATGagcaacatattcatatctttacctttccaaaaaactgagaaatatctgtcctaaaaatcaGAAGAAATGGGGTATTATTTCATTCGTATTTGAATTCCAATACCTCGCTGCAGAGAAACTCCCTGATGGTGCTCCTCAGCACCTTCCTGCCGTCAGCTGACCTGGAGTAGGGGGTGGGGCCAGCACCCTTCAGTTGGATTTCCCATCTCTCTCCCTTCTTGTTGATAACCTCCCCAAGGTACCTTcagtaacacacatgtacactatgaACACTGACATTATATCAATGACATGTCATTACCTTCATACATGAGTTTATTCCTTGTTTtgggtttttgttgtttgttttttctcactTTTCTGTCTTGCTATGGCCATTGATGGATCATCATGTATTGGCTGTTTGAACGCCTTGACTATTAATAGGCGCACTGGATACAATATAGACAACTATATAATCCTACTCtcgaaagagtgagtgagtgagtgcttggggttaaacatcatacttaacaatttttcagtcatatgacaatgataCTCTTAAAAAGTGATTAACATTGGCCAGCTTAATGAGTGGTTTGTGTGTATCTGACAATTTCACATATAAATAGTGAGTGTCAGGAAGAATAGTTTTAGCCGATTATTAAATACTTTAAAGGTCTGTGAAGCAAAACTTTTGTAAATTTACTGATATTTTCCCTACTTTTAAAAAAGGTTTTAGAGATTCTGATGAATTGTTGACTGAGTTGATCAGCTTAGGCTCTATGTTctattccagctcatgctggctccctctcgggttgtacgtgggatggtctattcacaacctgcagatggtcatgggtttcccccaggcctctgcctcgtttcctcccactataatgctaggCACACCGTTggaataagagaaatattcttgaatacgacatataataaaactccaatgacataaaaaaatacaataagtCAGCTCAGTGGAAAAGTGTTATCCTATGTGTGGTCTAGCCATAATTAAGTAGGATGACATATTGGTCAATGATCCTTACATTGCTGCTCCATCTCCAAGCTGACCAGAGAAATGGCCAAACTGATGACCACAGTAACAATGAGCTGCTGTCTCTGAGCCTTTCAATGTGGCATTTCCACTGAAGAAGTCCACGGCCTCGGATCTCTGTAACTGATCCTCGCCTAAATCAAGCAGCTCCATTGCTGGGGTTGAATAGGCCACCATCACTGGGCTTTCCACGGGCGTCGGCTTCACCCTGGAGAAACAGGCACCGGGCACCTGCCGAACGTAATTCTCTTCCTCACTATCAATTGGCAGACATCGCAACGCCAAATTATCAAACTTAAGTGTTTCAAAAGTTGCCATGCCGTTTCTTCGCCGGTAACGTTTAGATGACAAGacagaaaatgttttgatttgttgtttattgctCAGGTTTTCTTTGCATTGCGAGGTCGTAGCAGACGATCTGCTAAATGTAAATCCCGTTTTGCGCAGCTCACTCAAAATGCGATGAACAAGACATCTAAACATTGACCTCTGTCCTCTGCCACCTTTtccaataaatcaaaataaacacaccttGTCCATGATTACAACCGTAACTCAAAAATCTTGTTTTCACCCGTGTATTTGGCCTGAAGTtcaacagtactcgtcagcctacatccacgaggggaacggaagtacatccaccaggagaacggacatccatcaggaggacggTGTAGTGCGCATGACCACACATATGGCGCGAAATGTAAAGTAGTGGGatatagttacacatttgtgttcactaaaaagacatacggattatatcactgtatatctcatactattaacttaaattttatttactacagggCTTCTCCAAATGATCGAACTATAgacaacagatgatgaataagacaaggtaccttataaattatcggtataaattatcgaactatcgaagacagatgatgaataagacaaggtattctatatcaTAATAACCCAAAAGACCACGGCCTCTCCAGACCCGTTGTCCCGACATGCGGTTCATAGGCCTGTaggactatacaatatacaggtacttggcAAGACGGTTGTTTTCCCCCGGCAtctatataaaatgtgcctaatttaccttcatatagatataaagtacaacatccatacggaggacggtggctattttaacttcctgcaggtatacagtacaacatccatgaggaggacggtggctaatttaacttcctgcaggtatcaggtacaacatccacgaggtggacggtggctaatttaccttcctactgttATAAGGTagaacatccacgaggaggacggtgactaatttacctttctgcaggtgtgatgtacaacatccacgaggaggacggtggctaatttacctttctgcaggtgtgaagtacaacatccatgaggaggaaggtgactaatttaacttcctgcaggtgtaaagtacaacatccacgaggaggacggtgactaatttacctttctgcaggtgtaaaatacaacatccacgagaaggacggtgactaatttacctttctgcaggtgtaaagtacaacatccatgaggaggacgttggctagtttactttcctataggtataaagtacaacatccacgaggaggacggtggctaatttaccttcctccaggtatcaggaacaacatccacgaggaggacggtgggtgatttaccttcctgcaggtataaagtacaaaatccacgaggaggacggggactaatttaccttcctccaggtatcaagaacaaaatccacgaggaggacggtggatgctttaccttcatatagttataaagtacaacatccacgaggaaaacggtggctaatttacctgcctataggtataaagtacaacatccacatggaagacggtggctagtttacatccctatatgtataaagtacaacatccacgaggaggacggtggataatttaccttcctgcaggtataaagtacaacatccacgaggaggacggtgactaatttatgttcctatagGCATAAAGTACAACAACCACGAagcggacggtgactaatttaacttcctgcaggtgtaaagaacaacatccacgaggaggacggtggctaatttacctttctgcaggtgtaaagtacaacatccacgagaaggacggtgactaatttacctttcttcaggtgtagagtacaacatccatgaggaggacggtggctagtttactttcctataggtataaagtacaacatccatgaggaggacggtgactaaattacctttctgcaggtgtaaagtacaacatccatgaggaggacagtgactaatttacctttctgcaggtgtagaGTACAatatccacaaggaggacggtggctaatttaccttctgcaggtgtgaagtacaacatctatgaggaggacggtggctaacttacctttctgcaggtgtgaagtacaacattcatgaggaggacggtggctaatttacctttctgcaggtgtgaagtacaacatccacgaggaggacggtgactaatttacctttctgcaggtgtaaagtacatcatccacgaggaggacggtgactaatttacctttctgcaggtgtaaagtacaacatccacgaggaggacggtggctaatttaacttcctgcaggtgtaaagtacaacatccacgaggaggacggtggctaatttaacttcctgcaggtgtaaagtacaacatccacgaggagaacggtgactaatttaccttcctgcaggtgtaaggtacaacatccacgaggaagacggtgactaatttacctttctgcaggtgtaaaatacatcatccacgaggaggacggtgactaatttatgttcataTAGTCATAAGGTACAACAACCACAAAGCGGACGGTGACTGatttatgttcctgcaggtgt
Encoded proteins:
- the LOC135470888 gene encoding protein adenylyltransferase SelO, mitochondrial-like, whose product is MFRCLVHRILSELRKTGFTFSRSSATTSQCKENLSNKQQIKTFSVLSSKRYRRRNGMATFETLKFDNLALRCLPIDSEEENYVRQVPGACFSRVKPTPVESPVMVAYSTPAMELLDLGEDQLQRSEAVDFFSGNATLKGSETAAHCYCGHQFGHFSGQLGDGAAMYLGEVINKKGERWEIQLKGAGPTPYSRSADGRKVLRSTIREFLCSEAMHFLGIPTTRAGTCVTSESTVVRDIFYSGNPINEKCTLVLRIAPTFLRFGSFEIFKPMDGVTGRKGPSVGRSDILTQMLDYTVKTFYPQIWEVHGADKQTAYLEFFKEIIQRTARLVADWQCVGFCHGVLNTDNMSAVGVTIDYGPYGFMDAYDPGYICNGSDDGGRYAYDQQPEICKWNCLKLAEAIHMAVPLSVTTPALDSFMEVYDKHYLEKMRKKFGLIKRVDDMDKDLVANFLDTMHKTSADFTNTFRCLSDLPLPGCDEHEQKKAEVLQYILSQCSTIAELRKAVSKPRMDPRQFQMFVMILQSNPELLSQLGGAQRSVLQELQRIEKVKELQGVSEDNQRESNEKLWKDWLSVYCDRLRLEGEGEDCEAVNRQRVEVMDSTNPRFILRNYIAQNAITAAEMGDFSEVRRVLWLLENPFSKTSPLGERDVSSGQVSASADDDSVSASVADGEARVGNSASCALGVMDVAYDSKPPDWSRELRVT